The following proteins come from a genomic window of Chiloscyllium punctatum isolate Juve2018m chromosome 49, sChiPun1.3, whole genome shotgun sequence:
- the tmem250 gene encoding transmembrane protein 250, translating into MPVIPIPRRVRSFHGPHTTCLHSACGPVRTTHLVRTKYNNFDLYLKSRWMYGFVRFLLYFSCSLFTSMLWVALSILFCIQYFSIRVSLRFQYKLSIVLLLLGRRRVDFNTINELFIYGIHVTMLLVGGLGWCFMVFVDM; encoded by the coding sequence ATGCCTGTAATCCCGATCCCCCGCCGGGTGCGTTCTTTCCATGGCCCCCACACGACATGCTTGCACTCGGCATGCGGCCCCGTACGGACCACTCATCTTGTCCGGACCAAATACAACAACTTTGACCTTTACTTGAAATCGCGGTGGATGTATGGCTTTGTCCGCTTCCTGCTGTATTTCAGTTGCAGTCTCTTTACATCCATGCTGTGGGTGGCACTGTCCATCCTGTTCTGCATCCAGTACTTCTCCATTCGTGTTTCTCTGCGCTTTCAGTACAAGCTGTCCATAGTGCTCCTGTTGCTGGGGCGCAGGCGTGTTGATTTCAACACAATCAATGAACTCTTTATCTATGGGATCCATGTGACCATGCTGCTAGTTGGAGGACTGGGCTGGTGTTTTATGGTCTTTGTCGATATGTAA